GCGTGACCGTGCACCTGGTGCTGGCCGCCAGCAAGGGCGGCGCATGGCGCAGCGCCGCCTGCACGGGCGGGCCGCAGGCGGAGGACGGCGCCGTCCCTGAGCCGGGCCCGGACCGGGCGCTGGTGCTGGCCGTCGAGCGCCTCGTGCGCGCGGACCTCGCGAACGTGCCGCCGCTGCCGGCGCTGGCCGTGCGCGTGGGCACGCACGAGAAGCGGCTGTCGCGCGTCTTCCGCGAGCAGAAGGGCTGCACGGTGTTCGAGTTCGTGCGCGCGACGCGGCTCGCGGAGGCGCGCCGGCTGCTGGCCGAATCGGCGCTCAGCGTGGAGGAAGTCGCGCTGGCGGTCGGCTTCTCGAGCCAGGCCAATTTCTCGACCGCCTTCCGCGAGCGCTTCGGCCGCACGCCCACGGGCTTCCGGCAGGCGGGTGCGGGCCGGGCCGACTGCCTGCCCATCTCCGAAGCCTGACGCCCAGGTGAACACGCCCCGCGGCCGCGCCGCCTGCCGGGCGGTGTCCTGTCTTGGCACGGTGCTGCTGTGGGCGGCATGCTGCCTGGCGGCGCCCGCCGCGCGGGCCGAGGTGCTGCGGCTGGAGCAGGCCGGGCCGCTGCCGATCGCGCTCGACGATCACGTCGAGGTTCTGGAGGACCGCAGCGGCCGGATGCCCTTCGAGGCGGTGGCGCGGCTCGCTAGCGGCACATCCGACGGCTTCGCGCCCGGCAGCGCGGCGCGGATGCGCCGGGGCTTCTCGGATTCGGTGTTCTGGCTGCGGCTCTCGCTGGCCAACGACGGCGATGCCGTGCGGCCCCTGCGGCTGGTGCTGAACACCCCCTGGCTCCAGTCCGTCGATTTCCACGTCCAGCGCAGCGGCGCGGGCGCGGTGCCCGCCGGGCCGTGGACGCAGGCGTTCGCCGGCGTCGCGCGACCGACGCCCGCGGGCAGCGCGCCGGACCGCGTGCCGGGCATCGCGCTCGCGCTCGAGCCGGGCGAGCAGGCGCGCGTGCTGGTGCGCGTGCAGAGCCGCAGCAGCGTGCGCCTGGCCCCGCTGCTGCACAGCGCCGATTCCTGGCAGGCCAGCGAAAGCGCGCACGCGCTGCTCGACGGCCTGCTGATCGGCGGACTGCTCGTGCTCGCGGCCTACTCGCTGTCGGTCTGGGCGGTCACGCGCAGCGGCGTGCTGGCGTCGCAGGGGCTCGGCTTCGTGCTGGTGGCGCTCTACGAAGCCAGCTACCGCGGCTACGCGCGGCTCTGGCT
This region of Variovorax sp. TBS-050B genomic DNA includes:
- a CDS encoding helix-turn-helix domain-containing protein, coding for MSYWSHTPLRRSHILLVDDNVDELQLLIAALKGEEHRISLAFGAMEGYRRATALQPDLILMDVRMGGPDGFAACRLLKADPATAHIPVIFLTASGSVEERLTGLREGAVDYILKPYEPAEVLARVTVHLVLAASKGGAWRSAACTGGPQAEDGAVPEPGPDRALVLAVERLVRADLANVPPLPALAVRVGTHEKRLSRVFREQKGCTVFEFVRATRLAEARRLLAESALSVEEVALAVGFSSQANFSTAFRERFGRTPTGFRQAGAGRADCLPISEA